The sequence GCGCTGCGTTCGGCATCTACGCGCTCGGCCATGCGGCGTAGGGCGATTTCGCGCAGACTGTTCAGGTTATCAATTTTAAAGAAGTTTTCCGCCGCGCGTTTGTTCGCGCCCGCCGCGACATAGACCTTGCCTTCGCGCAGGCGCAGCAAAAGGTCTTCGGGGTTGATATCGACCAGAACGACATCATCCGCCATATCGAAAACAGAGTCAGGAAGCGTTTCCTTGACCCAAATGCCCGTAGCGCTCGCGACAATGTCGCTAAGGCTTTCGATGTGCTGCACGTTAAGCGTTGTAAAGACGTTGATGCCCGCGTCAAGAAGCTCAATCACGTCGTTCCAGCGTTTGGGATGGCGCGAGCCGGGGGCGTTGGTGTGCGCCAGCTCATCGACGATGATTAGGGCAGGCTTGCGCTCTAGCGCTTTTTCCAAATCAAACTCATACAGCGTGATGCCGCGATAGGTCAGCGCTTGCGGGGTCAGGACGGGGATGTCTTTCAGCAATTCTTCGGTTTGCGGGCGGCCATGCGTTTCGACAAGGCCGACGACGACATCGACGCCTTGCTTGATTTGCTCATGCGCGGCGGTCAGCATGCTATAGGTTTTGCCCACGCCCGCGCAGCTGCCGAAAAAGATTTTCAGGCGTCCGCGCTTGTCCTTCTTTTCCTCTTTTTGAATCTGCTTCAAAAGGTCTTCGGGATCGGGGCGGCCATCGTCGGTCATGGGCGGCCTCCGCTTAGCCGATCTAAGGCAAGGTTGAGGAGAAGGACATGCACGCGCGGCTCGCCAAGGATTCCTAGCGTTCTGTTTTCCGTGGTTGCCTGAATAAGGGCGTGAACGCGCTCTAGGGGAAGCCCCCGCGCTTTGGCGACGCGGGCGGCCTGATAAAGCGCAGCGGCGGGAGAGATATGCGGATCCAGCCCGCTGCCTGACGCCGTGACAAGATCGGCTGGGATCGTGCCATTTTGGTTCTCATGCGCGTTGGAGAGAAAGGCGATGCGTTTGCGTATCTGGTCAATCAGCGCAGGGTTGGCGGGATTAAGGTTGCTTGCCCCCGAAGACAGGAAGGCATAGGGATGTCCCCCCGATGACGGGCGCGGCCAGAAATAACGCTCCCCCGTAAAGTTCTGACCGATTAGCGCCGAGCCGATGATTTTGCCTTGATAGGAGACAAGGCTGCCGTCCGCCTCGTGGGAGAAAAAAAGCTGCCCTGCAACCCATACGGCAGCGGGATAGGCAAGTCCCAACAACAGCGTGAAAACGACCAGCAGGGCGAGCGAGGCGCGAAGCGTTTTAAACATGGAGGCCTCCCGCGATTAGTACGATAGCCATATCAATCAGCTTGATCCCGATAAAGGGCGCTAGTATGCCGCCAAGACCATAGATAAGGAGGTTGCGCCGTAAAAGCTCACCCGCGCCCACAGGGCGATAGGCTACGCCGCGCATGGCGACGGGGATAAGGGCGACGATGATAAGCGCGTTAAAGAGCAGAGCGGAGAGAATGGCGCTGTGCGGCGTTGCCAGCCCCATAATGTTTAAACGGTCAAAGGCCGGATAGGTTGCCATAAACACGGCCGGAATAATCGCAAAATACTTGGCGATATCGTTTGCGAGGCTAAAGGTTGTGAGAGAGCCGCGAGTCATGAGCAGTTGCTTGCCGATTTCGACCACCTCGATCAACTTGGTGGGATCCGAGTCCCTATCGACCATGTTGGCCGCTTCCTTGGCGGCTTGCGTGCCGCTGTTCATCGCCACTGCAACATCGGCCTGCGCCAGCGCGGGCGCGTCGTTCGTGCCGTCGCCCACCATGGCGACCATCTCGCCGCCTTCTTGCATTTTGCGGATATAGGTCAGCTTCGTTTCGGGCGTTGCCTGCGCGATAAAATCATCCACGCCCGCCTCGGCGGCGATGGCAGCGGCGGTCAGAGGGTTATCGCCTGTCACCATCACGCTTTTAATGCCCATGGCGCGAAGCGAGGTCAGGCGCTCCTTAATGCCTTTTTTGACAATGTCTTTGAGGTGAATGACTCCCAGAGGCTTCGCCCCTTCCGTAACCATAAGCGGCGTGCCGCCTTGCCGCGCAATGGTTTCAATCTGTTTGTGCAGGGTTGGAGGCACGCTGCCGCCCTCTTTGATAACATGGGCCTCAATGGCATCGCCTGCGCCTTTAAGGGTCGTGATGTTCCCTTGGGTCACGCCGCTAATACGCGTATCGGCAGAGAAGGGAATAAACACCATGTCCTCGGTTTTAGCGGGAGGCGTCAGGCCATAGGATTGATAGGCCAGATCAACGATACTTCTCCCTTCGGGCGTTTCATCGGCGAGAGAGGAGACGAGGGCGGCTTTGACAAGCTGGATCGGCGCGACGCCCTCTGCCGCGAAAAAAGCGACGGCTTGCCGGTTGCCCAGCGTAATCGTGCCTGTTTTATCAAGCAGCAGGACGTTGATGTCGCCCGCTGCCTCGACCGCGCGCCCCGATGTGGCGATGACGTTGGCTTGCATCAAGCGGTTCATGCCCGCGATCCCGATGGCCGAGAGAAGGCCGCTGATCGTCGTGGGCGCAAGGCAGACAAGAAGGGCGATAAGGACGGTCAGGCTAACAGGTGCGCCAGTAGATATTTGTTGCACGTTGTATAGAGAAAAGGGCAGCAGCGTGGCGCAGGACAAAAGGAAGATAAGGGTCATCGCGGCCAAAAGAAGCCCCAGCGCGATTTCGTTGGGCGTCTTCTGGCGCTTCGCGCCTTCGACCATCGCGATCATCTTATCAAGATAGCTTTCGCCCGCATTGGCCGTGACCTTGATCACAAGCCAGTCCGATAAAACGCGCGTGCCACCTGTCACCGCATCGCGGTCGCCGCCGGACTCGCGGATCACGGGGGCGCTCTCGCCCGTGATGGCGCTTTCATCGACCGAGGCCGCGCCTTCGATCACTTGCCCGTCGGCAGGAATGAAATCGCCCGCGCAGGCGTACACGCAGTCGCCTTGCCTAAGGGCGCTGGCCGGAACGGCTTGAACCTTTTGCTTGTCCGCTGAATCGTCCAGCTTTTTGGCCATGATGTCGCTGCGCGATTGTCGCAGTGTGGCGGCCTCAGCTTTGCCGCGCCCCTCGGCGTAGCTTTCCGCGAAGTTTGCGAACAACACTGTAAACCAAAGGATGAGGGAGACGGTCAGCGTAAAGCCAAACGTGTCGCCTTCGGGATTCTTAAGCGCGGCCATCGCATCGATAAAGGAAAGGATCGCACCGACAAAGACAACAAACATCACCGGATTGCGCATCTGATGAAGGGGAGATAGGCGCAGGATTGCAAGCTTGAGCGGCTCGATCAGGTCTTGGGGGGAGAGGCGGATAGGCGTTGCGCTCTTATTCATCCAAGGCCTCCTGCCGCCATCAAATGAAAGTGCGCGGCCACGGGGCCCAAAGAAAGCGCTGGAATAAAGGTCAGGACGCTAAGGATCACAATCGTGCCAACGAGAAGTCCGATAAAAAGAGGAGAGGCCGTGTCCAGCGTTCCGGCGGAGGTGGGCGTGATCTTTTTTGTGGCCATAGAGCCCGCGAGCGCTAGAAATGCCACAATCACGGCATAACGGCCTAGCAACATGCAAAAACCCAAAAGGATATTGTAAAACGGCGTGTTGCTGTGAATGCCGCCAAAGGCGCTACCGTTGTTGTGGCTGGCGGAGGATAAGGCATAAAGGATTTCGCTAAAGCCTTGCTCCGCCGGATTGCCAGTGCCGCTTTGTCCCGCCTGCGTCATGACGGCCAACGCCGCCCCGCCCAACGTCAGAAAAGCGGGGATCAGGACGATTAGCGACACCATTTTCATATCAAAGATGCCGATTTTTTTACCAAGATATTCGGGGCTGCGGCCAATCATCAGGCCCGCAATAAAGACCGTGAGAAAGACGTAGACGAACAGGCCGCATAGGCCGCTGCCGATGCCACCAAACACGACCTCGCCAAAGTGGATGAAAAGAAGCGGGATCAAGCCTGCCAGCGGCATAAAGGAATCGAGTGCCGCATTCGTAGAGCCACTCGATGTCGCGGTGGTCAGGCTAGCCCACAGGGTCGATCCGAAAACGCCAAAGCGCATTTCTTTGCCTTCCATGTTGCCTAAGGCCGGATCGACGCCGAGTGCCGATAAAAGAGGATTGATTTGATGCTCGGCCATAAGGCCCAATATGGCAAGTGGAATGAGGAGAGAAAACATTGCCCACAAAAGCGCCCGCCCATCGTGGGGCCTACGCGTCATCGCGCCAAAACAAACGGCGCTTGCCGCGGGTATTAACAGAATGGCCAGCATTTGCAGGAAGGTTGAAAGCGGTGTCGGATTTTCAAACGGATGGGCGGCGTTTGCCGAGAAAAAGCCGCCGCCGTTCGTGCCAAGTTGTTTGATGGCCACTTGCGAGGCCACGGGGCCCGTCGCGATGATTTGCGAAGCTGTGGGGTCCAAGGGGGATACAACAGAAACCTCACCGAACGTTTGAACGACGCCTTGCGAGATAAGAAAGAGGGCGAACAGAAAGGCAAACGGCAAAAGCAGATACAAAAGGCCTTTGATCAGATCGCTCCAAAAATTGCCTAGTGTTTTGCTGTTATCACGCGCAAGGCCTCGTATAAAAGCGATGAGGATGGCAAGCCCCACGGCAGCGGATAAAAAGTTCTGCACGGCAAGCCCGATCATCTGGCTTGCTGTGGTCACGGTGGTTTCGGGGACATAGGATTGCCAATTCGTGTTGGTGACAAAGCTGGCCGCGATGTTTAAGGCAAGGTCGGCGCTTATGTCGGGAAACGGCTGGTAGAGAAGAAAAAGAAAAAGGACGAGTGCGCCAGCAAGGGAAAATACAAGAACGCTTGCGGCATAGGTTTTCCAGCCCATCTCTTCCTTGGGGTCGATGCCGCCCAGTTTGTACAGGGCGTTTTCAAGGGGCTGCATCAGGGGCGTCAGAAACGTGTGCTCGCCTTCAAACACCCGCGCCATATATAGGCCAAGCGGCTTCATTGCGATCAACAGGATCGTGAAGAACAGGGCGACTTGCCCCCACCACGCAAGGGGAAGGGAGAGAAAGCTCATGGAAACAGCTCCGGCTTAAACAGCGCGAGGCCAAGATAGCCAAAGAGAAAAAGCGTCGCCAGAGCGGCAAGAATGATCATCGTCGGGTGGTTCCTTTAGGAGAAAAAGGAAAAAGGCAGGTAGGCTTCAGCGGGTTATACCAGCGACCATAAGAAATGACGTGTGACGATAAAAAGAAAACGGGATTCCCGCTTTCGCGGGAATGACGGGTTTAACGTTTAGTTTTAACCCATAATCGTCACCCCCGCCCCGTATCAAGTACGGGGCAGGCTCCAGCGGGGGTCCCGTTTGTTTTCTTCCTATACGAGTCATTTCATAGGGGCGTTGGTATTAGACTCTATTTATTCTTTGTCATCCCCGCGAAGGCGGGAATGACGTAAGGGGAAACGTAAGGTATCGAGGCTATTCTTCATCAAGAGTTAGGCTTGGTCTTTCCGGTAACGCTGTAGGGTTCCCTCCCCCTTGCGGGGAGGGATAGGGAGGGGGGAGTGACGCTTGGCACGATTACAATTAGGGATCCCCCCAGTCGCTCTCCCCCCTCCCTTGCTTCCACCGCTATCGCGGTGGTAGCTTTTCCTCCCCGCAAGGGGGAGGGATATGTGGCCGCAAGGGGAGGGTGATTATTAAAATTCTAGACTCGACCCCCTTTCTTATTCTTCATCGAGCTGACGTCCATAGATTTCGCGTTTGCCCACATGGTTGGCCTCGCTGATGATGCCGTCTTTTTCCATGCGTTCAATAAGCGTCGCGGCGCGGTTGTAGCCAATCGAAAGCTGGCGCTGCACATAGCTGATCGAAGCCTTGCGGTCGCGCAGGACGACATCGACGGCCTTGTCGTACATCTCATCGCCTGAATCGTTGCCGCCGCTAGAAAGGCCCTCTTCGTTTTCGCTTTCGTCTTCGGTTACTTCGTCCAAATAGTCGGGCTCGCCTTGTGCCTTAAGGAAGGCGACGACGTCCTCAACCTCTTTGTCCGAGACAAAGGGGCCATGCACGCGCGTGATGCGTCCGCCGTCTGCGCGGTAAAGCATGTCGCCTTGTCCTAAAAGCTGCTCGGCTCCCTGTTCGCCCAAGATGGTGCGGCTGTCGATTTTTGAGGTGACTTGGAAACTAATGCGCGTGGGGAAGTTGGCCTTGATCGTGCCCGTGATGACATCCACCGAAGGCCTTTGCGTGGCCATCATAATATGAATGCCAGCCGCACGCGCCATTTGCGCGAGCCTTTGGACGGCGGCTTCGATTTCTTTACCCGCGACAAGCATTAGATCGGCCATTTCGTCCACGATCACGACGATAAAGGGCAGGGGGGTCAGATCAAGGGGCTGCTCTTCGTAAACAGGCTTGCCCGTCTCGCGGTCAAAGCCCGTCTGCACCGTGCGAGTCAGACTTTCCTTATTCTTGGCGGCTTCACGCAGGCGGATGTTATAGCCGTCGATGTTACGCACGCCCAGCTTGGACATGGCGCGGTAACGCTCTTCCATCTCGCGCACCGTCCATTTAAGCGCCATGATGGCCTTCTTCGGCTCGGTCACGACGGGGGCGAGCAAATGCGGAATGCCTTCATAGATCGAAAGTTCCAGCATCTTGGGATCGATCATGATGAAGCGGCATTTTTCAGGTGGCAGCCGGTAAAGGAGAGACAGGATCATGGTGTTGATGGCGACGGATTTGCCCGCCCCTGTCGTTCCGGCGATCAGCAAATGCGGCATCCGGATCATGTCGGTGATGATGGGCATGCCCGCGATGTCTTTGCCCAGCACCAAAGGAATAGCGCCTTTATGATCGGTATAGACTTCGCTGCTGAGAAGATCGCGTAGGAACACCATCTCGCGCTTCTTGTTGGGCAGTTCAATGCCAATGACGTTGCGACCTTGCACAACGGCAACGCGCACCGAGACAGCGCTCATGTTGCGGGCGATGTCGTCGGCCAAGGATATGACGCGTGAGGAACGCGTGCCCGGTGAAGGCTCTAGCTCATACAGCGTGACGACGGGGCCCGGACTTACCTTGGTGATTTTGCCGTACACGCCAAAGTCGGCAAGGACGGATTCCAAAAGTTTGGCATTTTTCTCTAAGGCTTCCTCGGACAGATCCGGTGCGCTTTTGCGAGACGCTTCTGGCCATTGCAGCAATTCTAAAGGTGGCAAGGCGTGAGAGCCTTCGGCTCGCAAGGGTAGGCGAGCTTGCCTTCCCGTTGGTTTGGGTCTGCTGATAAGGGGCTTTTTGACGGTGCGTTTTAGGGGGCGGATAAAACCTTCTTCCTCTTCCTCATCCTCTTCTTCGTTCTCGTCTTCCTCCTCCTCCTCTTCTTCTTCGACTTCTTCGTCTTCAGCGGGCCATTCTTGATCGCGGTGGCGCAGGCGGTTCCACAGCGCTTGGCTCTTGTTGATCAAAGAGGTCGTGGCGCTATGTGCCATTTGGTGCAGGAGCCTTACGAAATCATGCCACTCGCCAAAGGTCAGCGCGCAGGCCATGTAAAGGGTTCCCAAGGACAACAAGCCCATTGTGACGGCCACGATGATCCCGCCGCCCGTTTTGGGCAGAAGGCCAAGGAGCGCTCCTGCGATAAGTTTTCCAAAAGAGCCTCCCCAAAAACGGGTCATGCCTAGGGACGCGTCGGGGGTAAGGGCGGCCATCGCGATTCCGGCGGCTAGTACGGACAAAAAGGCGGCCAGTGCGCGACTCCATGGCAAATCAAGTCCGCGCCCTTCGCTAATCCGCCAACCCCAAGCCGCGAGAACAATGGACAGTAAGATCGAGGCAATGCCCCAGTATTGCCATAGAAAATCGGCAAGGTAGCTCCCCGTTGTTCCAAAAAGATTGTGGATGACGTCGGTTGAGGCCGCGTTGAGTGAGGAATCTTCAGGGTGGTAGCTAATAATAACAAGCGCCAAGACAACCGCCAGCAGGATCATGGCGATCCCTTCGACGCGGGCGAGGAGTCGCAAAAGGGCCGCCCGCAAGGAATCCGGCATCCAAGGCGAGCCGCCGCGGCGATAACGTGAAGAGGTGCGAACAAGAGGACGTTGTGACATAAGGCAAAAAACTCAATGAACGACAAAAAGAAGCGGGTGGGGACATTCTTGCCGATTCGGGCGTTCCTGTCACCTTGTCGTTATACGCGTAGGGTTCAACCTGAAGAAACGAAAAATCCTGCCAAAAACAAACAAAATAGCGTCCGTTAACTTCTTGCACACCGTTATTGTTGCATGACTGAAACTGTAGGGGAGGCGACTCACAGGGGTGAGTCGAGGGCTTCTCGTAAAAAGCAGGTGGATAAGGCGTGGTTAAAGCATTCTTTCATAACGGGTTAAAGGCCTTGTCGCGTTGGCTGACCCCGCGCGTTTTGCCGTCAGGGGGCGGCGGGAAGCTGTCGCGTATGCGCCGCATGTTCCAAGGTCTTGCCGTGATGACGGCGCTGGGCATGGTGGCGGTTTTTGCCCCTTATTTTGCCGGCGACCTTGCGGGCATGATTATCGGGGGGCTTTTGGCCGCCTCGCTTTTGGGCATGTCGGCCGCCGTGTGGTGGCAGATCAAGCACTCCCATGATGATGCGGCGGAAGAGGTTTTGCTGCGCGAGGCCTTCCATAGCATGCTCACCCCCCAATTGATCACCGATCAAAAGGGCGACATTGTGATGGCCAGTCGTGCCTTTCGCGGCTGGATTGATTGGGGCAAAGAGCCGGTGATGGAGGCCCTGACGACGCGGTTTGGTGCGACGGCGGAAAGTCGGCAGAAGTTTAAGCAGATTCAGGACACCTTGAAAAAGGGGCAGTCCGTTATTGTGGATCTTCCCGTCATGCGTGGTCAGCGCATGGTCGAATGGCGCCGCATTGTGGCAAGGCCTATTGATGGGAATAATCGCTATTATCATTGGCGCTTTGAGGACATTAGCGAAAGCCGCCGCATGGAACGCGCCATGCGGGACGAGCAAAACAAATTGATCGATTTTATGGCGCGTGCGCCTATTGGTATCTATTCCGTCGATCAACATGGCCGTTTCCGCTTTGTGAATGAAACGTTGGCCGATTGGCTGCAAGTCACGCCTGACGATCTTGTGAAGGGCGACGTTCGGATTCACGACATATTGAAGGATGCCCCCGATGGGGCGGCGGCTTATGCCATTGCGGCGGGCGCTCAAGGAGAAACGCGGGGCGAAGTGATCTTGCGCCGCCGCGATGGTACGCTCTTTCCTGTGGCTGTTACCCAAACAGTTGTGCCTTCCGAAGACGGCAAGGCCCTGCGCACGCGCTCGGTCGTGCGCGATCTCTCGCCAGAGCGCGAATGGCAAATGGCGCTTTCGCTTTCCGAGTATCGCTTTCAACGCCTGTTTGCCGAAGCGCCGATTGGTGTCCTTCTTTTGGATGCCAATTTTATCGTGATGGAATGCAATCAGGCGTTTTTGACGATTGCGCGGCGCAAGCGCGAGGCCACGATTAGCCAGCCGATAGCCGAACTGGTCGCGCAACAAGCGCGTAAGGAGTCGTTGGATATTCTTGCTCAGGTTCTCTCTGGCGCGGACATGACCAAGCCGATTGAAGTCCTCCTTCAGGCGGATCGCGATATCATCGTGCATGTGTTTGCCAAGCGTTTTGGCGACGCGACGCAGATCGAAGGCGAAGGCGGCGGCGATGGCGGCTTGATGCTCTATTTCATCGATGTGACAGAGCAAAAGCGCATGGAAATCCAGTTCGCCCAGTCGCAAAAGATGCAAGCCATCGGTCAGCTGGCGGGCGGCGTCGCCCATGACTTCAACAATTTGCTCACGGCGATGATCGGCTTTTGCGATTTGCTTCTTATGCGCCACAAACCGGGCGATCAAAGCTTTACCGATATTATGCAGATCAAGCAGAACGGCAACCGCGCGGCTAACCTTGTGCGCCAGTTGCTTGCCTTCTCGCGTCAGCAAACCTTGCAACCCAAGGTTATCAACATCGTCGATGTGGTGTCTGAGCTTACGGCGCTGTTGCGCCGCCTAATTGGTGCACAGATACGCCTCGATATGTTCCATGGGCGTGACATCGGCCTTGTCAAGGTTGACCAAGGCCAGCTAGAGCAAGTCGTGATCAATCTTGTGGTCAATGCGCGTGACGCCATGACAGACGGTGGTGCGGTCACGATCACGACGGCCAATCATATCCAAAAAGACCATGTCCTGCGCGGGCAGGACGATATGCCACCCGGACGCTATGTTTTGATCAAGGTGGAGGATACCGGCTCAGGCATTCCGTCGGAAATCATTCCGCGTATTTTTGATCCTTTCTTTTCGACGAAGGAAATCGGCTCTGGTACGGGGCTTGGCTTGTCCACTGTGTACGGCGTTGTGCGGCAAACAGGCGGTTTTATCCATGTGGAAAGCGCCGTGGGGCGTGGCACAATCTTTACGGTTTACCTGCCAGTGTTGGCCGAGAATGAAAGCCAGCGCGTCACCGATGTGACGGATGAGAATGCCGAGGAAAAACCCGGCCCCGATTTGACAGGCGCGGGCACGATCTTGCTGGTTGAGGACGAAGACGCGGTGCGCGTGTTCTCAACCCGCGCGCTGAAGAACAAGGGCTATAACGTCCTTGAGGCGCGCAGCGGCGAAGAAGCCTTAGAGATTTTGGAAAAAGAAGGCGACAAGATCGACCTGACAATCACGGATGTCGTGATGCCCGAGATGGACGGGCCGACACTCTATAAACATATGCAAGGAAGATGGCCCAAGATGAAGGTTGTCTTTGTGTCGGGCTATACCGAAGACCGCCTGCGCGAGCAATTTAAGTCGGGCGAGGTCATCCACTTCCTTGGCAAGCCGTTCTCCCTCAAGCAACTCGCCAGCAAGGTCAAAGATCTGCTGAGCGAAGGGGCGTAAAGGTATGTCCGCACTCGCCCAAACCGATAAGCTTTTTTTTGAGGCCGCGTCATTGGATCGCGGCAAGGTTGAGAGCCTTGTCAGTGACACGCTTATGGGCGCAGACGATGGTGAGTTGTATCTTGAATACGCGCAATCCGAAGGCATGGTGTGGGACGATGGTAAGCTGCGCACGGCCAGCTATGACACCACGCAAGGCTTTGGGCTTCGCGCCGTGTGTGGTGAGACGATTGGCTTTGCCCATGCCGTTAATCTGGATGAGGAAACCTTGCGCCGCGCCGCATCATCCGTGGCGGCGGTGAAGGGCGGCTATGCGGGTGAGCTGGCACTGCCCCCCATCGGCACAAACCGTCACTTGTATGGCGATGATAATCCTCTTTTGTCTAAAACTTTTGAGCAGCGCCTTGTGCTGTTGCAAGAGATCGACGCCTATGTGCGCGCGCGTGATCCCCATGTCCATCAGGTAAGCGTTTCGCTCGCTGCGACGTGGCAGGCCGTGCAGATCATCGGCGCGGGCGGGTTTCGCGTGGCAGACATTCGCCCCCTTGTGCGTCTCAATGTTTCGGTTGTCGCCAAGCAGGGGGATCGCATGGAAAGCGGCGCACGCGGCGCGGGCGGGAGGCTTTCCTATGACCATCTGTTTGATCCAACGCAGTGGCAGGGTATGGCCGATGAGGCGTTCCGCAAGGCTCTTGTGAACCTTGACGCTGTTGAAGCGCGGGCGGGTGAGATGACGGTGGTGGTTGGCGCGGGCTGGCCCGCCGTGCTTCTTCATGAGGCTATCGGCCACGGCCTAGAGGGCGACTTTAACCGCAAGAAGACCTCGGCTTTCGCGGGGCTGCTGGGGCAGCAAGTGGCGGCCAAGGGCGTGACCATTGTGGATGATGGCACGCTGGAAAACCGGCGCGGCTCCATTTCCATTGATGATGAGGGCACGCCGTCCCAATGCACGACGTTGATCGAGGACGGGAAGCTTGTGGGGTATATGCAAGATCGCCTGAACGGGCGGCTGATGGGCGGCGCATCAACGGGCAACGGGCGGCGCGAGAGTTTCGCGTGCCAGCCGTATCCCCGCATGACCAACACGATGATGCTAAAGGGCAGCCATGTGCCCGAAGAGATTATCGCTTCGGTTGATCGCGGCATTTACGCCGCCGACTTTGGCGGCGGGCAGGTAGATATCACCTCTGGCAAGTTTGTTTTCTCGGCAACCGAGGCTTATGAGATTGAGGGCGGCAAGATTGGTCGTCCCGTCAAAGGCGCGTCGCTTGTCGGCTCCGGTTTTGAGGTTCTCAAGAAAGTGTCGATGATTGGCAACGATGTCAAACTGGACACGGGCGTCGGGACTTGTGGCAAGAATGGCCAAAGCGTCCCCGTGGGCGTGGCGCAGCCGACCTTGCGGATCGATGCCATGACGGTCGGCGGCGCAAGTGTGTAGGTGAATAGGATTCAGCATTCAGGATTTAGGATTTAGGATTTAGGATTTAGGATTTAGGATTTAGGATTTAGGATTTAGGGAAGTGTTGCGTCACCCTTTTTCCTTTACCGTCATCGCGAGCGACTGTAAGGAGCGTGGCGATCCAGCTGCCGAGCGTCTGCGAGGCCGAAGAGTCATTTGCGCGGCAGACGCCGCGCAGCTGGATTGCTTCGTCGCATTCGCTCCTCGCAATGACGAAATTGAGGAAAGGGGAAACCCCTCACTTTTTGCCCCTTTTATAGGCAGTTTTAAAAGGCCCCGTACGGCGCTTGTGATGAGCGCTGAATAGGGGTAAAATCCTAGGCCACACAGGTAGCGGAGGCATCAGAATAACGCGTCAGCGCTTATCTAAACGCGTGTACGACCCCTTCTATAAGTGATTTTCCCCAACACCCAAAATGAGGGCCCGTTTTTGCCCCTATTGCCCCGCTAAAACGCCCATGACGGCGGCGGCGCTGGCGGCACTGGCCTCGACGTCATAGCCGCCTTCCAACAGCGCTATCAGGCGGCCTTGGCACTTGCGCTTGGCCATGTCCAAAAGGTCGCGCATAAGGGTCGCATAATCCTC comes from Bdellovibrionales bacterium and encodes:
- a CDS encoding ATP-binding protein, which gives rise to MVKAFFHNGLKALSRWLTPRVLPSGGGGKLSRMRRMFQGLAVMTALGMVAVFAPYFAGDLAGMIIGGLLAASLLGMSAAVWWQIKHSHDDAAEEVLLREAFHSMLTPQLITDQKGDIVMASRAFRGWIDWGKEPVMEALTTRFGATAESRQKFKQIQDTLKKGQSVIVDLPVMRGQRMVEWRRIVARPIDGNNRYYHWRFEDISESRRMERAMRDEQNKLIDFMARAPIGIYSVDQHGRFRFVNETLADWLQVTPDDLVKGDVRIHDILKDAPDGAAAYAIAAGAQGETRGEVILRRRDGTLFPVAVTQTVVPSEDGKALRTRSVVRDLSPEREWQMALSLSEYRFQRLFAEAPIGVLLLDANFIVMECNQAFLTIARRKREATISQPIAELVAQQARKESLDILAQVLSGADMTKPIEVLLQADRDIIVHVFAKRFGDATQIEGEGGGDGGLMLYFIDVTEQKRMEIQFAQSQKMQAIGQLAGGVAHDFNNLLTAMIGFCDLLLMRHKPGDQSFTDIMQIKQNGNRAANLVRQLLAFSRQQTLQPKVINIVDVVSELTALLRRLIGAQIRLDMFHGRDIGLVKVDQGQLEQVVINLVVNARDAMTDGGAVTITTANHIQKDHVLRGQDDMPPGRYVLIKVEDTGSGIPSEIIPRIFDPFFSTKEIGSGTGLGLSTVYGVVRQTGGFIHVESAVGRGTIFTVYLPVLAENESQRVTDVTDENAEEKPGPDLTGAGTILLVEDEDAVRVFSTRALKNKGYNVLEARSGEEALEILEKEGDKIDLTITDVVMPEMDGPTLYKHMQGRWPKMKVVFVSGYTEDRLREQFKSGEVIHFLGKPFSLKQLASKVKDLLSEGA
- the tldD gene encoding metalloprotease TldD translates to MSALAQTDKLFFEAASLDRGKVESLVSDTLMGADDGELYLEYAQSEGMVWDDGKLRTASYDTTQGFGLRAVCGETIGFAHAVNLDEETLRRAASSVAAVKGGYAGELALPPIGTNRHLYGDDNPLLSKTFEQRLVLLQEIDAYVRARDPHVHQVSVSLAATWQAVQIIGAGGFRVADIRPLVRLNVSVVAKQGDRMESGARGAGGRLSYDHLFDPTQWQGMADEAFRKALVNLDAVEARAGEMTVVVGAGWPAVLLHEAIGHGLEGDFNRKKTSAFAGLLGQQVAAKGVTIVDDGTLENRRGSISIDDEGTPSQCTTLIEDGKLVGYMQDRLNGRLMGGASTGNGRRESFACQPYPRMTNTMMLKGSHVPEEIIASVDRGIYAADFGGGQVDITSGKFVFSATEAYEIEGGKIGRPVKGASLVGSGFEVLKKVSMIGNDVKLDTGVGTCGKNGQSVPVGVAQPTLRIDAMTVGGASV